Within Micromonas commoda chromosome 9, complete sequence, the genomic segment GCGGGCGGGGATAAGGACCTCGCGCTGACCACCGCGTACCAGGCCAGGGGCGAGGAcccggcggtcgccgcgcgagccgcggagcacctcgacgagctcaggcGTTTAtacgacgaggtcgaggacgagatcgacgagctcgtggagaGGCGGGAACGCGTCGTGGCCGAAGATTTTCCGGAAATGACGCCCAAGGCTCGAAGGCGGGTCAACCAAAAACacgcggaggcgatgcgACCGctgcgcgaacgccgcggcagGCTGTACAGGATGATCAAGCAGAAGGGTTtcgtggaggcggaggagctcgagaaggaggactacgaggaggcgcagccgcccgcgctcctGTATTGAACCGAAGGATCCGTCTTTTCCGTGTTTTGCAAAGGTTACGTTTTGGCGATGACAGCGAACTGAGCTCACGCGAACTGCGCCTTCAGCACGATGAGCACCGCGAAGAACGCCGCGGATCCGAGGAAGCACCCTAGCGTTATGCCCACGAATATGAACTCCTTGCTTTTCCCCCACTTCTCGGACCAACGATTCATGAACCCGTCGATCTTCGGCGCCAGCGCCAACGCCatccccgccctcgccaacTTGGTCACCTGGCTCCCCGCCCACACCAGGGCCATGACCTCGCCCGCGATCctccacgtcgcggcgatgcctATGTTGGACGGGACGGACCGGATGGACCACGCCGTGGTGAACGCGAGGGTGTAATAGGCGGTGTTGAATATGCCGTAGGCGGTGAAgcccgcgaggccgagcgccTTTATCTGCGACGCCATGTCCTTGGCTCGCGCGTTGTAGTCGCGCCACCATCCGAcgatgccgcccgcgggttcgTCCGCGTCCGGTGCGGCATCTTCCACGGGTGTAGCCGTGGATCCGGGTTCTtccgcgccgtcggtcgcgcccgcgcgcatccAGAGGaggtcgccccgcgcggacaGCCCCGGAGGTCCGATGCGGAAGGTCCGAAGACAAgaacgagcgacgcgcgccgcgctcgacgcgggcgccgcgcgcttggcggtgaccgcggaggatgcgcatctcgcgcgcggcggtgaaatacgcgcgagcgacgtcgcgcgcgcgggtccggtcgtcatcgacgtcgacgccatcgcggagcaCCGTGCGCCTGGACCGCGCGAGTGATTTTATCCACATTTCGCCCCGCATTTGTTAACTGAACCATTCGGTGgggcgcacgccgcgtcgccccagTCGGGTCATGACGGAatcggcgatggacgcggagttcttcggcgcacccgcgtgggcgtgggtccagctgtgcgccgccgTGTTCGCCATCTCAACCGCGGGTGTCATGTTCCAGCAGCTCCCGCACGTCCCTCCGCTGCTGCTCGCGAGCTGGCGTATGCAGGCCACCGCGCTGTtgctcgcggtgggcgcggcgagcgagtggcgcgtcgccgacggcgacgtgcgcgcgcggtggttcAAGACGTGGCCCAGGCTCGGGTTCAGCGGCGTGTGCCTCGGCGCGCACTTCGGCGCGTGGGTCGCGGGGCTTCAGACCACGACGCTGGCGCGATCCCTGCTCCTCGTGTGCACCACGCCGCTCTTcctcgcgttcggcgcgctcgcgctgtgCCTCCCGACGTCCGCCGgggagctcgccggcgccgcgctggggttctgcggcgtcgcgatggTCGCGTCCGACCGGCACGACGGCGAACGGGAGACAGCCACGTGGCAAGGGGACGTGCTCTCGTTGGGAGCTGCGTTTTACATCGTGGGGTACATGTTagtgggcgcggacgtgcggCGGTGGATGCCGCTCTGCATGTACGCCGGACcagtcaccgccgtcgcggcgttgtgCACGGCCGTCGTGTCCTACCTCGTGGAGGACACGcggggaagcggcggcgtcctcg encodes:
- a CDS encoding predicted protein, translated to MASTSMTTGPARATSLARISPPRARCASSAVTAKRAAPASSAARVARSCLRTFRIGPPGLSARGDLLWMRAGATDGAEEPGSTATPVEDAAPDADEPAGGIVGWWRDYNARAKDMASQIKALGLAGFTAYGIFNTAYYTLAFTTAWSIRSVPSNIGIAATWRIAGEVMALVWAGSQVTKLARAGMALALAPKIDGFMNRWSEKWGKSKEFIFVGITLGCFLGSAAFFAVLIVLKAQFA
- a CDS encoding Drug/Metabolite transporter superfamily (drug/metabolite), which gives rise to MDAEFFGAPAWAWVQLCAAVFAISTAGVMFQQLPHVPPLLLASWRMQATALLLAVGAASEWRVADGDVRARWFKTWPRLGFSGVCLGAHFGAWVAGLQTTTLARSLLLVCTTPLFLAFGALALCLPTSAGELAGAALGFCGVAMVASDRHDGERETATWQGDVLSLGAAFYIVGYMLVGADVRRWMPLCMYAGPVTAVAALCTAVVSYLVEDTRGSGGVLGWAFSGFSSHFLVTMYLALVPGLVGHTGYNAVLKHISPLVVSTSLTMEPLLGSALGYAVGLADAPGWRTGVGGVVIVASVVIVIVAKGRNPR